Proteins co-encoded in one Kribbella qitaiheensis genomic window:
- the alr gene encoding alanine racemase: protein MNLVRTSAERVLGLAEAVVDLSAIRHNVRTFQRRVHTGTEVMAVVKADAFGHGAARVARTALDAGATWLGVARAGEAMQLRAAGLTAPIFTWLYDETELIWLADVDVSVSNVAELNHVIAAPNVRNVHLKLDTGMHRGGSTPDQWIELTRAAAYHEAQGSIAVRGVWSHLSHGDELDASHSRRQLQLLTTGVALAKRAGLTPQYVHLANSAGAITLDAPECNLARIGAGLFGIDETGAGLRPSMKLMSKVAQVRRIKAGEGVSYSHTYVTPRDTTIALVPIGYADGIPRIAAGQASVFCRGIRMPVLGRITMDQFVVDAGDLAVEPGEPVTIFGDGGSGEPTIAEWAEWAQTIPHEIYCGLGARVPRRYIEEAQR, encoded by the coding sequence ATGAACCTGGTCCGGACCTCGGCCGAGCGCGTGCTCGGCCTGGCCGAAGCTGTCGTGGACCTGTCGGCGATCCGCCACAATGTCAGGACTTTCCAGCGCCGCGTGCACACCGGCACCGAGGTCATGGCCGTGGTCAAGGCGGACGCATTCGGGCATGGAGCCGCTCGCGTGGCGCGAACGGCGCTCGACGCCGGGGCGACCTGGCTGGGCGTCGCGCGAGCCGGCGAGGCGATGCAGTTGCGCGCCGCTGGACTGACCGCACCGATCTTCACCTGGCTGTACGACGAGACCGAGCTGATCTGGCTCGCCGACGTCGATGTGAGCGTCTCCAATGTCGCGGAGCTGAACCACGTGATCGCCGCGCCGAACGTGCGGAACGTGCATCTCAAGCTCGACACCGGCATGCACCGCGGCGGCAGCACCCCTGACCAATGGATCGAGCTGACCCGCGCGGCGGCGTACCACGAGGCGCAGGGATCCATCGCTGTCCGTGGGGTCTGGTCGCACCTTTCCCACGGCGACGAGCTCGACGCGTCACACAGCCGCCGCCAGCTCCAGCTGCTCACCACCGGCGTCGCGCTGGCGAAGCGAGCCGGGCTGACCCCGCAGTACGTCCACCTGGCCAACTCCGCCGGCGCGATCACGCTCGACGCGCCCGAGTGCAACCTGGCCCGGATCGGCGCCGGCCTGTTCGGGATCGACGAGACCGGCGCGGGGCTGCGGCCGTCGATGAAGCTGATGAGCAAGGTCGCCCAGGTCCGCCGGATCAAGGCCGGCGAAGGCGTCTCGTACAGTCATACCTACGTGACGCCGCGCGACACGACGATCGCGCTGGTCCCGATCGGTTATGCCGACGGGATCCCGCGGATCGCGGCCGGGCAGGCCAGTGTGTTCTGCCGGGGCATCCGGATGCCGGTGCTCGGGCGCATCACGATGGACCAGTTCGTCGTCGACGCGGGCGACCTGGCGGTGGAGCCGGGCGAGCCGGTGACCATCTTCGGCGACGGCGGCTCCGGCGAGCCGACGATCGCCGAATGGGCGGAGTGGGCCCAGACCATTCCGCATGAGATCTACTGCGGCCTCGGAGCCCGGGTGCCGCGTCGCTATATCGAGGAGGCACAGCGGTGA
- a CDS encoding CGNR zinc finger domain-containing protein, whose product MDATDHLKASLEAAVALANATGAESNQGRAREALDQATVEAVLRLTTNQPLSIDEVAVGEFATGGEQIYRALVLLAEEETDAAASALNALLASTRAAPMLRRHPESAWHLHFASEGVSVATGWLAEFGTAAAMLLGSDELDRLRSCAAGRCDNIFLDATRNHRQRFCSTACQNRTKVAAFRSRGTQT is encoded by the coding sequence GTGGACGCGACCGATCACCTGAAGGCTTCGCTCGAGGCGGCGGTTGCGTTGGCCAACGCGACCGGTGCGGAGTCGAACCAAGGGCGCGCCCGCGAGGCGCTGGATCAGGCGACCGTCGAGGCGGTTTTGCGGCTGACGACCAACCAGCCGCTCTCGATCGACGAGGTCGCGGTCGGTGAGTTCGCGACCGGGGGTGAGCAGATCTATCGCGCCCTCGTGCTGCTGGCCGAGGAGGAGACGGATGCCGCGGCTTCGGCGCTCAATGCGTTGCTCGCTTCGACCCGCGCTGCGCCGATGCTCAGGCGGCATCCGGAATCGGCGTGGCATCTGCACTTCGCCAGTGAAGGAGTGTCGGTCGCGACCGGCTGGCTGGCCGAGTTCGGTACCGCGGCGGCGATGCTGCTCGGCAGTGACGAACTCGACCGGCTCAGGTCCTGCGCCGCCGGGCGCTGCGACAACATCTTCCTCGATGCCACCCGCAACCACCGGCAACGCTTCTGCTCAACGGCTTGCCAGAACCGGACGAAGGTCGCCGCCTTCCGTTCCCGCGGCACGCAGACCTGA
- a CDS encoding GNAT family N-acetyltransferase, translating into MDELVRRWQRGWGLCRGLPPARLLDGDGLEVVLGLPGRERELFALSDEPAAVRRLVAGAGPDTWVTVTTTDREGQVAAELTELGFDVFAERKALMTIALANHPTAAAGPGYRVEFETVASPDRAEPAGPEHGVERAAGAAEHGVERAAEYGAEPAAGAAEHGVERGVAAAEYGVVELVRVVDEAGGVAARGMVGVVGMDAVMHDIHTEPAHRRRGLGSVVMAALSRRAVERGATTGLLMATYDGVQLYRRLEWLPRATMLTGSGLRAAGTEGGDLRPVLASR; encoded by the coding sequence ATGGACGAACTGGTGAGGCGTTGGCAGCGTGGCTGGGGATTGTGCCGGGGGCTACCGCCGGCGCGGCTACTGGATGGGGACGGACTCGAGGTGGTGCTCGGGCTGCCCGGGCGGGAGCGGGAGCTGTTCGCACTCAGCGACGAGCCTGCGGCGGTACGGCGGCTGGTCGCGGGCGCGGGTCCGGATACTTGGGTGACCGTGACGACGACCGATCGGGAAGGTCAGGTCGCCGCCGAGCTGACCGAACTCGGGTTCGACGTGTTCGCCGAGCGAAAGGCACTGATGACGATCGCCCTGGCGAATCATCCGACTGCGGCAGCAGGACCGGGCTACCGCGTGGAGTTCGAGACCGTGGCGTCGCCGGACCGCGCGGAGCCGGCCGGGCCGGAGCACGGGGTGGAGCGGGCGGCGGGAGCGGCGGAGCACGGGGTGGAGCGGGCGGCGGAGTACGGGGCAGAGCCGGCGGCGGGAGCGGCGGAGCACGGGGTGGAGCGGGGAGTGGCGGCTGCGGAGTACGGGGTGGTGGAGTTGGTGCGGGTGGTTGATGAGGCGGGGGGTGTGGCTGCTCGGGGGATGGTGGGGGTGGTGGGGATGGATGCGGTGATGCATGACATTCATACCGAGCCGGCGCATCGGCGGCGAGGGCTTGGGAGTGTGGTGATGGCGGCGCTCAGTCGGCGGGCGGTCGAGCGGGGCGCGACGACCGGATTGCTGATGGCGACGTACGACGGGGTGCAGCTCTACCGGCGACTCGAGTGGTTGCCGCGAGCAACCATGCTGACCGGGTCAGGTCTGCGTGCCGCGGGAACGGAAGGCGGCGACCTTCGTCCGGTTCTGGCAAGCCGTTGA
- a CDS encoding ROK family transcriptional regulator, which translates to MAKGVWRPLTGASHQVALEILLDGPLSRAELSRRVGLSPGSLTRITKPMVESGLLVEVSAGPTDPRVGRPSQPLDIIPGSHHFAGIKLTADAAVGVLTTLRAEVIATAERPLTDHTPEHVAAVIAELTSSLAGKVQSELSGIGVTLGGRVSGRADVRWAPFLDWTDVPLGLLLAAHTDVPVVVANDVLALTEATHWFGAGRGVTRFCLLTIGAGIGYGLVVHDKVVDNADASLGLIGHIPLIPDGPLCERGHRGCAMVLLSSAAITEQISTALGRAVEYEECLQLAAQGDRVAAEVVGTAGQALGRLIAAAANFTLPERVILGGEGIRLAEVAKADLLEGLHAGRELLAVDPPIVHLAPDFTDWARGAAVTAIQTFVLGQ; encoded by the coding sequence TTGGCGAAGGGTGTCTGGCGACCTCTGACCGGAGCGTCGCATCAGGTCGCGCTGGAGATCCTGCTGGACGGCCCCTTGTCGCGAGCCGAACTGTCCCGCCGGGTCGGCCTGTCCCCCGGCAGCCTGACCCGGATCACCAAGCCGATGGTCGAGTCCGGCCTGCTCGTCGAGGTCTCCGCCGGGCCCACCGATCCGCGGGTCGGCCGCCCGTCCCAGCCGCTCGACATCATCCCCGGCTCACACCATTTCGCCGGGATCAAGCTCACGGCGGACGCGGCTGTGGGCGTACTGACGACCCTGCGAGCCGAAGTGATCGCGACCGCCGAGCGCCCACTCACCGACCACACCCCGGAGCACGTCGCCGCCGTTATCGCCGAGCTGACCTCATCCCTGGCCGGCAAGGTGCAGAGCGAGCTCAGCGGAATCGGGGTGACGCTGGGCGGGCGGGTTTCCGGACGGGCTGATGTCCGGTGGGCGCCGTTCCTCGACTGGACCGATGTGCCGCTCGGGCTCCTGCTTGCGGCCCACACCGACGTACCGGTGGTGGTCGCCAACGACGTGCTCGCGCTGACCGAGGCAACGCACTGGTTCGGCGCGGGCCGTGGCGTTACCCGGTTTTGTCTGCTGACGATCGGCGCCGGGATCGGGTACGGGCTGGTGGTGCACGACAAGGTCGTCGACAACGCCGACGCGAGCCTCGGGCTGATCGGCCACATCCCGCTGATCCCGGACGGCCCACTCTGCGAGCGCGGCCATCGCGGCTGCGCCATGGTCCTGCTCAGCTCGGCGGCCATCACAGAACAGATCAGTACTGCGCTGGGCCGGGCGGTCGAGTACGAAGAGTGCCTCCAACTCGCCGCGCAGGGCGATCGGGTCGCCGCGGAAGTCGTCGGTACTGCGGGGCAGGCGCTCGGGCGGTTGATAGCCGCAGCCGCGAACTTCACCCTGCCCGAGCGCGTGATCCTCGGCGGCGAGGGGATCCGTCTCGCCGAGGTCGCCAAGGCTGATCTGCTCGAGGGTCTGCATGCCGGCCGCGAACTGCTGGCCGTCGATCCCCCGATCGTGCACCTGGCTCCGGATTTCACCGATTGGGCTCGCGGCGCGGCCGTCACCGCCATCCAGACCTTCGTGCTCGGCCAGTAG
- the nhaA gene encoding Na+/H+ antiporter NhaA produces the protein MSDFAARWSGRTNWTREVAAPMRAFLTTEAGSSGVLAAAIVAALAWANLAPGSYDAFWHTDLSFSFGGHDFGLELQEWINSGLMTLFFLVVGLEARREFDLGDLRDRTRFVLPVIAGVAGMVTPVLIYLAFNHGDVGAHGWGVAMSTDTALALGLLALVGRGVPDRVRVFLLTVFVVDDLIALLVIAVVYSENISLLPLMIAIVAFAAVLAAAMLKVRRPFVYVALGIATWAALLTSGVDPVVAGLAIGLTASAYSPGRDELEQATGLFRLFREQPTPELARTATVGLTSTLSPNARLQHFYHPWTSYLIVPLFGLANAGVAIGMNFLSQAFSSPITLGIIVGYVVGKPLAVIATSSALARFTGGRIRPLVGWAGVAGSGTIAGIGFTVSLLIATLAFDGPQLAEAKVGLLSAVVLSSAVTWVVFRVARMLSPARKAKALLGDVEQLVDLIDPVDPDRDHVRGPESASVTLVEYGDFECPYCGLAEPVVRDLLHDDDLRYVWRHLPLTDVHPRAQLAAEASEAADAQGRFWEMHDLLLDNQEQLLPKDLMEYAERLGLDPQRFHDDVKRHVAAARVAQDVESADLSGVSGTPTFFINGQRHYGAYDVPTLTIAIKTARARAAIKTDDPGPLLRRRSRADSGGPV, from the coding sequence ATGAGCGACTTCGCGGCCCGGTGGAGCGGCCGGACGAACTGGACCCGCGAAGTCGCAGCGCCGATGCGCGCGTTCCTGACCACCGAGGCCGGCAGTTCCGGCGTACTGGCGGCCGCGATCGTCGCCGCCCTCGCCTGGGCCAACCTCGCCCCCGGCTCGTACGACGCGTTCTGGCACACCGACCTTTCGTTCTCCTTCGGCGGCCATGATTTCGGCCTGGAGTTGCAGGAGTGGATCAACAGCGGATTGATGACGCTGTTCTTCCTCGTCGTCGGCCTGGAAGCGCGCCGCGAGTTCGACCTCGGCGACCTCCGCGACCGGACCCGGTTCGTGCTGCCGGTGATCGCGGGTGTCGCGGGCATGGTGACGCCAGTACTGATCTACCTCGCCTTCAACCACGGCGACGTCGGCGCGCACGGCTGGGGCGTCGCGATGTCCACCGACACGGCGCTGGCCCTCGGCCTGCTCGCGCTGGTGGGCCGCGGTGTGCCGGATCGCGTACGGGTCTTCCTGCTCACCGTCTTCGTCGTCGACGACCTGATCGCGCTGCTTGTCATCGCTGTCGTCTACAGCGAGAACATTTCCCTGCTGCCGTTGATGATCGCGATCGTCGCCTTCGCGGCGGTTCTGGCGGCGGCCATGCTCAAGGTGCGCCGGCCCTTCGTTTATGTTGCCCTCGGCATCGCTACCTGGGCCGCCCTGCTCACCAGTGGCGTGGACCCGGTCGTGGCCGGCCTCGCGATCGGCCTCACCGCATCGGCCTACTCGCCCGGCCGCGACGAACTGGAGCAGGCGACTGGCCTTTTCCGCCTCTTCCGCGAGCAGCCAACCCCAGAGCTGGCCCGTACCGCGACCGTCGGTCTCACCTCGACGCTCTCCCCGAACGCCCGGTTGCAGCACTTCTACCACCCCTGGACGAGTTACCTGATCGTTCCGCTCTTCGGTCTGGCGAACGCCGGCGTCGCGATCGGCATGAACTTTCTCTCGCAGGCGTTCAGCTCCCCGATCACGCTGGGGATCATCGTCGGGTACGTCGTCGGCAAGCCGCTCGCGGTGATCGCCACCTCGTCCGCGCTGGCCCGCTTCACCGGTGGCCGGATCCGTCCGCTGGTCGGCTGGGCCGGAGTCGCCGGCAGTGGCACGATCGCCGGCATCGGCTTCACCGTTTCGTTGCTGATAGCAACCTTGGCGTTCGACGGCCCGCAGCTGGCCGAGGCGAAGGTCGGTCTGCTCTCGGCGGTGGTGTTGTCTTCCGCGGTGACCTGGGTCGTGTTCCGGGTTGCCCGGATGCTCTCCCCGGCTCGCAAGGCGAAGGCGTTGCTCGGCGACGTGGAGCAGCTCGTCGACCTCATCGATCCGGTCGACCCCGACCGCGATCACGTCCGGGGCCCGGAATCCGCGTCGGTGACGCTGGTCGAGTACGGAGATTTCGAATGCCCGTACTGCGGGTTGGCGGAACCCGTAGTACGGGATCTTCTCCACGACGACGACCTCCGATATGTCTGGCGGCATCTGCCGTTGACGGATGTCCACCCGCGTGCGCAGCTCGCCGCGGAGGCATCGGAAGCGGCTGATGCGCAGGGCCGCTTCTGGGAGATGCACGACCTGCTGCTGGACAATCAGGAGCAGTTGCTGCCGAAGGATTTGATGGAGTACGCCGAGCGGTTGGGGCTCGATCCGCAGCGGTTCCACGATGACGTGAAGCGGCACGTCGCCGCGGCTCGCGTCGCGCAGGATGTCGAGTCGGCCGACCTCAGCGGCGTCTCCGGCACTCCGACCTTCTTCATCAACGGGCAACGGCACTACGGCGCGTACGACGTACCGACGCTCACCATCGCGATCAAGACGGCCCGGGCGCGAGCCGCCATCAAGACCGACGACCCAGGTCCGCTGCTTCGCCGCCGGTCGCGCGCCGATTCGGGCGGGCCGGTCTGA
- a CDS encoding rhodanese-like domain-containing protein has product MSSVLSTLPAAQDAAVAHFAARLSYETDPSDVAADIGAGVTGWVLVDSRSQASWDQGHVPGAIHLPTDEIAARAGSVVPDGASVVTYCWGPGCNGGTRAALEFAKLGYPVKEMIGGFEYWSREGLPVETAAGIDRRPTDPLSAPLGIACAC; this is encoded by the coding sequence ATGTCATCGGTGCTGAGTACTCTCCCCGCCGCCCAGGATGCGGCGGTCGCGCACTTCGCCGCCCGCTTGTCGTACGAGACCGACCCCTCCGACGTCGCCGCCGACATCGGGGCCGGCGTCACCGGCTGGGTCTTGGTCGACAGTCGCAGCCAGGCGAGCTGGGACCAGGGTCACGTGCCCGGCGCGATCCACCTGCCGACGGACGAGATCGCGGCTCGCGCGGGGTCCGTAGTACCGGATGGTGCGTCTGTCGTCACGTATTGCTGGGGCCCGGGCTGCAACGGCGGCACTCGTGCGGCGCTCGAATTCGCCAAGCTCGGCTACCCGGTCAAGGAGATGATCGGCGGCTTCGAATACTGGTCCCGCGAAGGACTGCCGGTCGAAACCGCCGCAGGCATCGACCGTCGCCCCACGGACCCGCTGTCCGCCCCGCTCGGCATTGCCTGCGCCTGCTGA
- a CDS encoding tetratricopeptide repeat protein: MSENLTPELAATIADAFAKRDRENMQPTIDFFEELLTKHPGNPYVLYEVGGSYDTDGQEEKAIPYYEQALPGLSGDTKRRCLLQYGSTLRNLDRFDESLDVFVAACKEFPESDSLRVFKALTLQAAGRENKALATMLLLVADRLETPEIKRYEAAIRGNADHLSNL; the protein is encoded by the coding sequence GTGAGCGAAAACCTGACACCGGAGCTGGCGGCGACGATCGCGGATGCGTTCGCGAAGCGGGACCGGGAGAACATGCAGCCGACCATCGACTTCTTCGAAGAACTGCTGACGAAGCATCCGGGGAATCCGTACGTGCTGTACGAGGTCGGCGGCTCGTACGACACGGACGGCCAGGAAGAAAAGGCGATCCCGTACTACGAGCAGGCGTTGCCCGGATTGAGCGGCGACACCAAGCGCCGATGCCTGCTGCAGTACGGGAGCACGTTGCGCAACCTGGATCGCTTCGACGAGTCGCTCGACGTATTCGTTGCTGCCTGCAAGGAGTTCCCCGAGTCGGACTCGCTCCGCGTCTTCAAGGCACTCACCCTCCAGGCGGCCGGCCGCGAGAACAAGGCGCTGGCGACGATGCTCCTGCTCGTCGCCGACCGCCTCGAAACCCCAGAGATCAAACGCTATGAAGCCGCGATCCGAGGCAACGCCGACCACCTGTCCAACCTGTAG
- a CDS encoding pyridoxamine 5'-phosphate oxidase family protein produces the protein MTSGFHEGELEVQKLAGVAHDAARLQGMLRPPLLDGGAAKFLSQREFAAITARDRDGLLWTSPLQGPAGFLEAKGTTLTVHATPPKGDPLHELPADQEVGLIVIEFAIRRRVRVNGHLTTATDVLRIDADQAYGNCPQYIDPEHRPPAAASTESVVTDGELGEVQAALIEAADTFFLGTTHPGRGVDTSHKGGTPGFVRIDGPDLWWPDYAGNNMFNSLGNIAVDPTTALLFIDFATGTTLHLTGTATIDWNAPPDESGTGRRVRFHPTRTHLDLRA, from the coding sequence ATGACCAGCGGATTCCACGAAGGCGAGCTCGAGGTCCAGAAACTGGCCGGGGTCGCTCACGACGCCGCGAGGCTGCAGGGGATGCTCAGGCCGCCGTTGCTGGATGGTGGGGCCGCCAAGTTCCTGTCGCAGCGTGAGTTCGCCGCGATCACGGCTCGCGACCGGGACGGCCTGCTGTGGACCTCGCCGCTGCAGGGACCGGCTGGTTTCCTCGAGGCGAAGGGCACCACTCTCACCGTCCACGCGACGCCTCCCAAGGGCGACCCGCTGCACGAACTCCCCGCGGACCAGGAAGTCGGCCTGATCGTGATCGAGTTCGCGATCCGCCGCCGGGTTCGCGTGAACGGCCATCTGACGACGGCGACCGACGTACTGCGAATCGACGCGGACCAGGCTTATGGGAACTGCCCCCAGTACATCGATCCGGAGCACAGACCACCAGCGGCGGCGAGCACCGAGTCGGTGGTAACCGATGGCGAACTTGGCGAAGTACAGGCTGCTTTGATCGAGGCTGCCGACACCTTCTTCCTTGGTACTACGCATCCCGGGCGCGGCGTCGACACCTCACACAAGGGTGGCACCCCGGGCTTCGTCCGGATCGACGGGCCGGACCTGTGGTGGCCCGACTATGCCGGCAACAACATGTTCAACAGCCTCGGCAACATCGCCGTCGATCCCACGACAGCACTGCTCTTCATCGACTTCGCCACCGGAACCACCCTTCACCTCACCGGCACCGCCACCATCGACTGGAACGCACCTCCCGACGAAAGCGGCACGGGCCGCCGAGTGCGCTTCCACCCGACGCGCACCCACCTCGATCTCCGCGCGTGA
- a CDS encoding CGNR zinc finger domain-containing protein has translation MANADLSVEDVLTAGFMMGGERLVALDLVDTVVLAGEPAVDLIESPERYAGWWELQEGRLPSGPLPELAATRRLRTAIRDVLDSQLAGVRPLATSVEDINAASAGAPSSRRLVLRGRELDAETRWHSEYGGSAALAAIAGEVIELMADPERLSTLRRCANPNCSMLFLAEHKRRQWCVGSVCGNRARVARHYQRTKQS, from the coding sequence ATGGCTAATGCCGATCTGAGCGTTGAAGACGTGCTGACGGCTGGGTTCATGATGGGTGGGGAGCGGCTGGTGGCGCTTGATCTGGTGGACACGGTGGTGCTGGCAGGTGAGCCGGCTGTGGATCTGATCGAGTCGCCTGAGCGGTACGCCGGGTGGTGGGAGCTTCAGGAGGGGCGGCTGCCATCCGGGCCGCTCCCCGAGCTGGCGGCGACGCGGCGGCTGCGGACGGCCATCCGGGATGTGCTGGATTCGCAGCTGGCAGGGGTGCGGCCGTTGGCGACCTCGGTCGAGGACATCAATGCGGCTTCGGCGGGGGCTCCGAGTAGTCGGCGGCTGGTGTTGCGGGGGCGCGAGCTGGATGCCGAGACGCGGTGGCATTCGGAGTACGGCGGGAGCGCGGCACTGGCGGCGATCGCGGGAGAGGTCATCGAGTTGATGGCGGATCCGGAGCGGCTGAGCACGCTGCGCCGGTGTGCGAATCCGAACTGCTCGATGCTCTTCCTGGCCGAGCACAAGCGCCGACAGTGGTGCGTCGGCAGCGTCTGCGGAAATCGCGCCCGGGTGGCGCGTCACTACCAGCGAACGAAGCAGTCATGA
- a CDS encoding methyltransferase, whose protein sequence is MGARDELQAMVTGFRLSAALSVAAELAISDLLSDGPRTIDDLATELKVDGDSLLRLLRALSAVGVYAEFDGSYTNTSLGEGLRSDVPASLRPLARLSQDPTVWAAWGHLLHSVRTGENAFKALQGVDVWEHREAHPEQNQIFNDNMAALSSAVAGGVAAAYDFGELSTVVDVGGGQGALLAAVLAKNPQLAGIVFDQEHVVGHTAPIGSSDSVAERWSFASGNFFDSVPAADAYLLKSILHDWPDEECVTILRACRKSLAPGGVVLVVEGLLGLPGHEAEAAFSDLNMMTLPGGRERTEPQYAALFAAADLELTRVIHTRTRLSILEAR, encoded by the coding sequence ATGGGGGCAAGAGACGAACTACAGGCGATGGTGACTGGTTTCCGGCTGTCGGCGGCGCTGAGCGTGGCCGCGGAGTTGGCAATCTCCGATCTGCTGTCCGACGGACCACGAACAATCGATGATCTGGCGACTGAGCTGAAGGTGGACGGCGACTCGCTGCTGCGGTTGCTGAGGGCACTGAGCGCCGTGGGGGTGTATGCCGAGTTCGACGGCTCGTACACCAATACCTCGCTCGGGGAAGGCCTGCGTAGCGACGTACCGGCAAGCCTGCGGCCGTTGGCCAGGTTGAGTCAGGATCCAACCGTCTGGGCTGCGTGGGGGCATCTCCTGCACAGCGTCCGTACTGGCGAGAACGCGTTCAAGGCCTTGCAGGGGGTGGATGTCTGGGAGCATCGGGAAGCGCATCCCGAGCAGAACCAGATCTTCAACGACAACATGGCGGCACTCAGTTCGGCGGTCGCCGGTGGTGTCGCGGCGGCGTACGACTTCGGCGAGTTGTCGACGGTTGTCGATGTCGGCGGAGGTCAGGGCGCGCTGCTGGCCGCGGTACTGGCGAAGAATCCTCAACTGGCCGGGATCGTCTTCGACCAGGAGCACGTGGTCGGCCATACGGCGCCGATCGGTTCGTCGGATTCGGTCGCGGAGCGCTGGTCATTTGCCAGCGGCAACTTCTTCGATTCGGTCCCCGCGGCGGATGCCTATCTTCTCAAGTCGATCCTGCACGACTGGCCGGACGAGGAATGTGTGACGATCCTGCGCGCTTGCAGGAAATCGCTTGCACCCGGCGGCGTGGTACTGGTCGTCGAAGGGCTCCTCGGCCTGCCGGGCCACGAGGCTGAAGCCGCCTTCTCCGACCTCAACATGATGACCCTGCCAGGTGGCCGGGAGCGCACCGAACCGCAGTACGCGGCCCTCTTTGCCGCAGCCGATCTGGAGCTGACCCGGGTCATCCACACCCGCACCCGGTTGTCGATCCTCGAGGCGCGATGA
- a CDS encoding cation diffusion facilitator family transporter yields MAREQENEQVPGGTDAESHDLLGAVPGAAGAGGSESVTTVLVAFGANVLIAIAKSVAAIVTGSASILAEAAHSWADAGNEVFLLIANRRSQKPSDEVHPLGHGREAYVWSLFAALGLFVAGAAVSITHGIQELIAPEPAGHYVIGYVVLAVSFLLEGVSFLQSTRQAKAEAKTLQRDLIEHVLATSDPTLRAVFVEDAAALAGLVIATAGLFAHQLTGSSIPDAIGSILVGILLAWVALLLINRNRRFLVGQEADPRVRDAALQALLAAPEVARVTYLRLEIVGPRMISVIGDVDLTGDDTEAHVAVRLRALEAKISASPAVAGAVLSLSAPDEPSL; encoded by the coding sequence ATGGCGCGCGAGCAGGAGAACGAGCAGGTTCCGGGCGGTACAGACGCTGAGTCTCACGACCTGCTCGGGGCGGTACCGGGGGCGGCGGGGGCAGGCGGGTCCGAGAGCGTGACGACGGTGCTCGTCGCCTTCGGGGCGAACGTCCTGATCGCGATCGCGAAGTCGGTTGCCGCCATCGTGACCGGGTCGGCGTCGATCCTGGCGGAGGCGGCGCACTCGTGGGCCGACGCGGGGAACGAGGTCTTCCTGCTCATCGCGAACCGGCGATCCCAGAAACCTTCGGACGAGGTGCACCCGCTCGGGCATGGGCGGGAGGCGTATGTCTGGTCACTGTTCGCCGCGCTGGGCCTGTTCGTCGCCGGTGCGGCCGTCTCCATCACCCACGGCATCCAGGAACTGATCGCCCCAGAGCCTGCCGGGCACTACGTCATCGGGTACGTCGTACTCGCGGTCTCCTTTTTGCTCGAAGGAGTCTCCTTCCTGCAGTCGACCCGGCAGGCGAAAGCCGAAGCCAAGACCCTGCAGCGCGATCTCATCGAACACGTTCTGGCGACCTCCGATCCGACTCTCAGGGCCGTGTTCGTTGAGGACGCCGCAGCGCTGGCAGGTCTCGTCATCGCCACCGCCGGTCTGTTCGCGCATCAGTTGACCGGCTCGTCGATTCCGGACGCGATCGGGTCGATCCTGGTCGGCATCCTGCTCGCCTGGGTCGCCTTGCTCCTGATCAACCGCAACCGACGCTTCCTGGTCGGGCAAGAGGCCGACCCCCGCGTTCGCGACGCCGCCCTGCAGGCGTTGCTCGCCGCGCCGGAAGTTGCCCGAGTCACCTATCTCCGGCTCGAGATCGTCGGCCCGCGGATGATCTCGGTCATCGGCGACGTCGATCTGACCGGTGACGACACCGAGGCCCACGTCGCCGTACGCCTTCGAGCCCTCGAAGCGAAGATCAGCGCCTCCCCCGCCGTCGCCGGTGCGGTACTGAGCCTCTCGGCACCCGACGAGCCATCCCTCTGA